The Daucus carota subsp. sativus chromosome 9, DH1 v3.0, whole genome shotgun sequence genome window below encodes:
- the LOC135149544 gene encoding uncharacterized protein LOC135149544, translated as MNRQRRTNNGNANNNDNGGANVMNQLAETLATLVGNQQNRPRSLIAEFKRLSPPVFEGSTNPSEVDKWLQEMEKIFELLGSNDEQKVSLASYQLQGSAYDWWLMEKRRVDGNEEEAAQPYTWETFTESFKDKYFPRTIRAKLERDFIRLEQGEKQTVSEYEAEFARLAKYAPALVVDEVSRARRFEEGLRSEIKRHVAAFELNSYKMVLNKALVVERGLMVEDEKKDSEPKKRAEPTNGFNENGPAKKFNNRGNFNRRDSGARLSCSRCGRNHLDKDCRWNTGACFSCGETGHKVAECPKRDTSRDKDNKNKGTLAALGPNYGRVFKLPTGPNTD; from the coding sequence ATGAATCGCCAACGAAGAACTAACAATGGAAACGCCAACAACAACGATAATGGAGGTgcaaatgtgatgaatcaacTAGCAGAAACTTTAGCAACATTGGTTGGAAACCAACAAAATAGACCTAGAAGCCTAATAGCTGAGTTTAAGAGATTGAGTCCTCCAGTTTTTGAGGGATCCACAAATCCTTCAGAGGTGGATAAGTGGTTACAGGAGATGGAGAAGATTTTTGAGTTGTTAGGAAGTAATGATGAGCAGAAGGTTAGTTTGGCAAGTTACCAACTTCAGGGGAGTGCTTATGATTGGTGGCTTATGGAAAAGAGACGAGTGGATGGCAACGAGGAAGAGGCAGCCCAACCTTACACTTGGGAAACTTTCACTGAATCTTTTAAGGATAAATATTTTCCTAGGACAATTAGAGCTAAGTTGGAGAGAGACTTTATTAGGTTAGAACAAGGAGAGAAACAAACCGTGTCGGAGTATGAAGCCGAATTTGCTCGTCTAGCTAAGTATGCGCCAGCTCTAGTTGTGGACGAAGTTAGTAGGGCACGTAGGTTTGAGGAGGGACTGAGAAGTGAGATTAAGAGGCATGTGGCTGCTTTTGAGCTGAACAGTTACAAGATGGTGTTAAACAAGGCTTTAGTAGTGGAAAGAGGATTGATGGTAGAAGATGAAAAGAAAGATTCTGAGCCTAAGAAGAGGGCCGAGCCTACCAACGGATTTAATGAGAATGGACCAGCAAAGAAGTTCAATAACCGAGGGAATTTTAATCGACGCGATTCAGGAGCTAGGCTTTCTTGTTCGAGATGTGGAAGAAATCACTTAGACAAGGACTGTCGCTGGAACACAGGAGCTTGTTTTAGCTGTGGTGAGACTGGGCATAAGGTTGCAGAGTGTCCAAAACGCGATACTTCAAGGGACAAGGACAATAAGAACAAGGGCACTCTAGCCGCCCTTGGACCAAACTATGGACGAGTGTTTAAACTTCCTACCGGGCCAAACACAGATTAA